The Bacillus sp. es.036 genomic sequence CGCCGATTATGTCTGAGGTAGTGAAGGCAGCTGAAGCAGGGAAACCGATCCTCGGTGTTTGTAATGGATTCCAAATTCTCTTGGAAGCAGGTCTGTTACCAGGAGCGATGAAGCGAAATAAAAACCTGAAGTTTATGTGTCGTCCAGTGACACTACGCGTTCAAAACAATGAAACGATGTTTACTTCAGCTTATGATAAAGAAGAAGAAATTACGATTCCAATCGCACACGGAGAAGGAAACTATTATTGCGATGAGGCGACACTCGCGACACTGACGCAGGAAAATCGTATTGCGTTTACCTATGCGGATAATCCGAACGGCTCGGTTGAAGATATTGCTGGGATCGTAAACGAAAAGGGCAACGTCCTCGGTATGATGCCTCACCCTGAACGAGCGGTAGATGAGCTGTTAGGAAGTGCAGATGGATTAAATCTATTTAAATCGATATTACGCAACTGGAGGGAATCCCATGTCACACATGCATGAACCAACACC encodes the following:
- the purQ gene encoding phosphoribosylformylglycinamidine synthase subunit PurQ, producing the protein MKFAVIVFPGSNCDVDMYHAIKDELGEEAVYVRYDEQNLANYDAILLPGGFSYGDYLRSGAIARFAPIMSEVVKAAEAGKPILGVCNGFQILLEAGLLPGAMKRNKNLKFMCRPVTLRVQNNETMFTSAYDKEEEITIPIAHGEGNYYCDEATLATLTQENRIAFTYADNPNGSVEDIAGIVNEKGNVLGMMPHPERAVDELLGSADGLNLFKSILRNWRESHVTHA